From a single Silene latifolia isolate original U9 population chromosome 6, ASM4854445v1, whole genome shotgun sequence genomic region:
- the LOC141586781 gene encoding ATPase GET3B-like translates to MAGSLVRSVASSMSFVGLHHCSPKPRSLALPIPLLKFNSTFCFNNNINLSPLQSRKSPRQFSFQVRSAVVPVEVADGFDKMVVGTKRKYYMLGGKGGVGKTSCAASLAVKFATSGHPTLVVSTDPAHSLSDSFSQDLTGGNLVAVQGLDTPLFALEINPEKAREEYRSATKGGSGVKDFMDGMGLGMIADQIGELKLGELLDSPPPGLDEAIAIAKVMQFLESEEYRMFTRIVFDTAPTGHTLRLLSLPDFLEASIGKILKLRQKIASATSALKSVFGSEQPNQQEDAAGKLKRLQERMVKVRELFRDTEATEFVIVTIPTVMAINESSRLCASLKKENVPVRRLIVNQLLPPSASDCKFCAMKRKDQSRALEIIQSDPELAPLTLIQAPLVDVEIRGVPALRFMGDIVWK, encoded by the exons ATGGCAGGAAGTCTAGTACGCTCGGTTGCTTCGTCCATGTCTTTTGTTGGACTTCATCACTGCTCTCCTAAACCTCGCAGTTTGGCACTCCCTATTCCTCTTCTCAAATTCAACTCTACCTTTTGcttcaacaacaacatcaacctgTCTCCTCTTCAATCCCGTAAATCACCTCGCCAATTTTCTTTTCAAG TAAGGTCGGCAGTTGTTCCTGTTGAAGTTGCGGATGGCTTTGATAAAATGGTGGTCGGGACCAAAAGGAAGTATTATATGCTTGGAGGGAAAGGGGGTGTTGGCAAAACAAGCTGTGCTGCATCCTTGGCTGTCAAGTTTGCAACCAGTGGCCATCCTACTTTAGTGGTTTCAACTGACCCAGCCCATTCACTTAGCGACTCTTTCTCACAG GATCTGACTGGAGGAAATTTAGTGGCTGTCCAAGGGTTAGACACCCCATTATTTGCTCTTGAG ATTAACCCAGAAAAGGCCAGGGAAGAATACCGCAGTGCCACCAAAGGAGGAAGTGGTGTGAAAGATTTTATGGACGGCATGGGCCTTGGAATGATAGCAGATCAG ATTGGAGAGTTGAAGCTCGGGGAGCTTTTGGACTCACCACCACCTGGGCTAGATGAAGCTATTGCAATTGCTAAG GTGATGCAATTTTTGGAGTCAGAAGAATACCGCATGTTCACTAGAATTGTATTCGATACTGCACCAACG GGTCATACATTGCGGCTCTTGTCATTGCCTGATTTTTTGGAAGCCTCCATCGGAAAGATTTTAAAG CTCAGACAGAAAATTGCATCAGCAACATCGGCGCTTAAGTCTGTTTTTGGGTCAGAACAGCCGAATCAGCAGGAGGATGCT GCTGGCAAGTTGAAGAGGCTACAAGAGAGAATGGTGAAAGTAAGGGAGCTGTTTCGAGATACAGAAGCCACCGAGTTCGTTATAGTTACCATCCCAACG GTCATGGCTATAAATGAATCATCAAGACTCTGCGCATCTCTGAAGAAGGAAAATGTCCCTGTCAGGAGGCTGATTGTGAATCAACTTTTACCACCATCAGCATCGGATTGCAAATTCTGTGCAATGAAGAGGAAG GACCAGTCGCGTGCACTGGAAATAATTCAGAGTGACCCTGAGCTGGCACCCTTGACACTGATCCAAGCACCATTAGTCGACGTGGAGATAAGGGGAGTCCCAGCTCTTAGGTTTATGGGTGACATTGTGTGGAAGTGA
- the LOC141588036 gene encoding protein FAR-RED IMPAIRED RESPONSE 1-like: MTDGWAKSQRIFRVTRVGCKARIRLHMKNGLLLIDRFHEGHNHELISLKDREFQKLSRNITDYHKMIIVSNSRLKIGATQTYRICKEQVNGYENIGATLNDFKNFHRDVKCFIHERDGQLFVDHFKEMTETRIGFYFDYDLNDDGSLRRAIWADDTARDNYKIFGDAVSFDPTYSTNKYSMVFTPFTGVDHHKRSVTFCGALIAREDYESFNWVFSRFLQAMGGKEPEYIITDQDPGIIKSVPLVFKTARHRFCMWHIMNKMPSKFGVLRSDYNEFMCKINDIIWDDELEAAEFDGIWEQIIQDHGVGVTDWFADTYAIRGQWSAMDQQRHTQKQLDNMDKHSSTTASTHLALEIHAAKVYTYTAFNTFKQEAIFSIDTCRTGGFTERGELEVTIVKDSTRKKNFEVVYSPGSLHFL, encoded by the exons ATGACGGATGGATGGGCGAAGTCACAGAGGATATTCAGGGTCACTAGAGTGGGGTGTAAAGCGAGGATACGACTACATATGAAGAATGGTCTTTTATTAATTGACCGGTTCCACGAGGGTCACAATCACGAGCTTATCTCACTTAAGGACAGAGAGTTCCAGAAATTGTCGCGAAACATAACAGATTATCACAAGATGATAATCGTTTCAAACTCAAGG ctgaagataggagcaacACAAACATACAGAATCTGCAAAGAACAAGTGAATGGATACGAAAACATTGGAGCAACcttaaatgattttaagaacttccataggGATGTTAAATGTTTCATTCACGAACGGGATGGTCAGTTGTTTGTTGACCATTTCAAGGAAATGACTGAAACAAGAATAGGTTTCTACTTTGACTATGACCTTAACGATGATGGCAGCCTACGTAGGGCCATATGGGCGGACGATACCGCCCGAGATAATTACAAAATTTTTGGTGATGCGGTGTCATTCGACCCAACTTACTCCACCAATAAGTATTCTATGGTGTTCACACCATTCACAGGTGTTGACCACCATAAACGATCTGTGACGTTCTGTGGGGCTCTAATTGCAAGGGAAGATTATGAGTCGTTTAATTGGGTTTTCAGCCGGTTTTTACAAGCAATGGGGGGTAAGGAACCCGAGTACATTATTACAGATCAGGACCCAGGTATAATCAAATCTGTCCCTCTTGTTTTCAAGACAGCGCGCCATCGGTTctgtatgtggcatataatgaacaaaatgCCAAGTAAGTTTGGCGTCTTGAGAAGCGATTATAATGAGTTCATGTGTAAAATTAatgacattatatgggacgatgaGCTTGAGGCAGCAGAATTTGATGGTATCTGGGAGCAAATAATTCAAGATCATGGTGTTGGCGTAACTGATTGGTTTGCAGATACATATGCTATAAGGGGACagtgg agCGCTATGGACCAACAAAGACATACACAGAAGCAGCTTGACAACATGGATAAGCACTCGTCAACAACGGCGTCAACACATCTGGCATTAGAAATTCATGCTGCAAAGGTGTACACCTATACAGCTTTCAACACATTCAAACAAGAAGCCATCTTCTCAATTGATACATGTAGAACAGGAGGTTTCACTGAGAGAGGCGAGCTAGAGGTAACTATTGTCAAAGATTCAACCAGAAAGAAGAATTTTGAAGTTGTGTACAGTCCAGGTAGTTTACACttcctatga
- the LOC141588037 gene encoding uncharacterized protein LOC141588037 produces the protein MAVNFHKLCYECTCVDAAWSKELAAGFGGCIMLDYKVVSEFCIKGSAENAEQAEALAIREALKWALSRNILHINIFSDCLQILTQVLKYSQLKHWTRNTIDDISDLAANFHCISFAYVPRICNKAAHRLAKRAIKM, from the exons atggC TGTTAACTTTCATAAGTTATGTTATGAGTGTACATGTGTTGATGCTGCGTGGTCTAAGGAGCTTGCTGCTGGGTTTGGTGGGTGTATCATGTTAGATTATAAAGTTGTGTCTGAATTTTGTATCAAGGGAAGTGCTGAGAATGCTGAGCAGGCGGAAGCTTTGGCAATCAGGGAGGCCTTGAAGTGGGCACTCTCTCGCAACATCCTTCATATTAACATCTTCTCTGATTGTCTGCAGATTCTTACTCAAGTCCTGAAGTATTCCCAACTCAAACATTGGACTAGGAATACTATTGACGACATCTCTGATCTAGCCGCAAAttttcattgtatttcttttgctTATGTTCCTAGAATTTGTAATAAAGCCGCTCATAGGTTAGCTAAGCGCGCTATTAAGATGTAG